From Hydractinia symbiolongicarpus strain clone_291-10 chromosome 12, HSymV2.1, whole genome shotgun sequence, one genomic window encodes:
- the LOC130622626 gene encoding small glutamine-rich tetratricopeptide repeat-containing protein alpha-like, with amino-acid sequence MNTRNELALSIIDFLKSEKESGRLGEDGTEALEVAIDCLQNAYGLQDSNTSSLNLLDICDVALNNSPKTKPVTDDHKKQAEDLKSQGNDLMKQEQYLEAITCYTKAIDLNPSNAVYYCNRAAAHTKLNENEKAIVDCEKALSIDANYSKAYGRMGLVYLNGKKYEKSIRCYEKAVHLEPSNNSYKQNLELAREQMKSEQPSVAAAPTAANPLAGLDLGSLLSNPAVMNMAQSFMQNPQMQNMFSSMMGGPPPSQPPQENTGEEATANPQPEGVGTGFQMPAGLDLGNIMNATQQFAEQMRQTNPDLVNNLRSQFQQGQHPTETPPTKEDDPPPSGGGN; translated from the exons ATGAATACCAGAAATGAGCTTGCATTATCTATCATAGACTTCTTAAAGTCCGAAAAAGAAAGTGGTCGTTTGGGTGAGGATGGAACAGAAGCTTTAGAag ttGCAATTGATTGTTTACAGAATGCTTATGGTCTGCAAGATTCAAATACTTCATCATTAAACCTTTTAGACATATGTGATGTGGCACTgaat AATTCTCCTAAAACAAAACCTGTGACAGATGATCATAAAAAGCAAGCAGAAGACTTAAAAAGCCAAG GAAATGACTTGATGAAACAGGAACAATATTTAGAAGCAATCACATGTTATACAAAAGCAATTGATTTAAATCCAAGTAATGCAGTGTATTATTGCAACAG AGCTGCTGCACATACTAAGTTAAATGAAAACGAAAAAGCTATTGTTGATTGTGAAAAAGCCTTGTCAATTGATGCAAATTATAGCAAAGCCTATGGCAGAATGGG ATTAGTATACTTGAATGGAAAAAAATACGAGAAGTCAATTCGCTGTTACGAAAAG GCTGTCCATCTGGAACCTTCAAATAATTCCTACAAACAAAATTTAGAACTGGCAAGAGAGCAGATGAAATCAGAACAACCCAGTGTAGCAGCAG CTCCAACAGCTGCAAATCCTCTGGCAGGACTTGATCTGGGATCACTTCTTTCAAATCCTGCAGTTATGAACATG GCTCAAAGTTTTATGCAGAATCCACAAATGCAAAATAT gttttctaGTATGATGGGTGGCCCGCCTCCTTCACAACCACCACAAGAAAATACAGGAGAAGAGGCTACGGCAAATCCCCAACCTGAAGGGGTTGGCACTGGATTTCAAATGCCAGCTGGTCTTGACTTGGGGAATATAATGAATGC AACACAACAATTCGCTGAACAAATGCGTCAAACCAATCCAGACCTTGTCAACAATTTAAGGTCGCAGTTCCAGCAAGGACAACATCCGACCGAAACTCCGCCTACAAAAGAAGATGATCCACCACCATCTGGCGGTGGGAATTAA